A portion of the Corynebacterium ammoniagenes DSM 20306 genome contains these proteins:
- a CDS encoding LCP family protein, with the protein MNSSDRDPHRESRRAGERSASNSSSGGDSSRYVLGSDGHPLRDRYGRPVMRRDAGNRSQRPSSQGRASQGPASQAPSPGSFRAVNPRKPEPTRFDIGPHVQASRNNRAAGTAGAAGAAGAAGAAGAGAAQSRPRQQMPPAQGAPVQRQFQGAGQVGAPGRRGTGSANGPGTRPRRGGARRKRGNPVKRFFGCAGWIVIALIISLVLFVFWTDSRLSRTDALPPGNASSGSGTNWLLVGSDSRQGLSEEDQNELGVGGDVGVGRTDTIMLLHIPRSGDAQLVSIPRDSYVNVPGFGEDKINAAFTYGGPQLLAQTVEQATGLGIDHYAEIGMGGLANVVDSVGGVEICVEEPITDPLAGIDLAAGCQDLEGPDALGYVRTRATAQGDLDRVQRQREFFAALLDKITSPATLINPFRAISLINHTSQSFMVNEDDHVWHLARVALAMSSGVETQTIPIGGFMDTAVGNVVLWDEAGAQELFSSLQ; encoded by the coding sequence ATGAATTCTTCCGACCGCGACCCACACCGCGAATCGCGCCGTGCCGGCGAACGATCGGCAAGCAATAGTTCTTCGGGTGGTGATTCCTCCCGTTATGTCCTCGGATCCGACGGACATCCCCTGCGGGATCGCTATGGTCGCCCGGTCATGCGCCGCGATGCGGGCAACCGGTCACAGCGCCCCTCATCGCAAGGCCGCGCCTCGCAAGGCCCCGCATCACAAGCACCGTCTCCTGGGTCTTTTCGCGCGGTCAACCCCCGTAAGCCGGAACCCACGCGTTTCGATATCGGCCCGCATGTTCAGGCCTCCCGCAACAATCGCGCTGCGGGTACAGCCGGCGCGGCAGGCGCAGCGGGAGCAGCGGGTGCTGCTGGCGCTGGGGCGGCACAGTCACGTCCGCGCCAGCAGATGCCACCTGCTCAAGGTGCTCCTGTGCAACGTCAGTTCCAAGGCGCTGGTCAAGTCGGTGCTCCCGGTCGTCGTGGCACGGGCAGTGCTAACGGCCCTGGTACCCGGCCGCGTCGCGGTGGTGCACGGCGCAAACGTGGCAATCCCGTCAAGCGCTTTTTCGGCTGCGCCGGCTGGATTGTTATTGCCTTAATCATTTCTCTGGTGCTTTTTGTGTTTTGGACAGATTCACGACTTTCGCGCACAGATGCACTTCCCCCGGGCAACGCCTCCAGCGGCTCAGGCACGAACTGGCTCTTGGTCGGCTCTGATTCCCGCCAAGGTTTGAGTGAAGAAGACCAAAATGAGCTAGGCGTCGGCGGCGATGTCGGCGTGGGCCGTACCGACACCATCATGCTGTTGCACATTCCTCGGTCCGGCGATGCCCAGTTGGTCTCTATCCCACGTGATAGCTACGTCAATGTCCCCGGCTTTGGCGAAGATAAAATCAACGCGGCCTTTACCTACGGTGGCCCTCAGTTGCTGGCACAAACCGTGGAACAGGCAACCGGGTTGGGCATTGATCACTATGCGGAAATCGGCATGGGTGGTCTTGCTAATGTCGTCGATTCCGTCGGTGGCGTAGAAATCTGTGTGGAAGAACCCATCACTGACCCACTCGCTGGGATTGATCTTGCTGCCGGTTGCCAGGACTTAGAAGGCCCCGATGCCCTAGGTTATGTCCGCACGCGCGCTACCGCCCAAGGTGATTTGGATCGTGTGCAGCGCCAGCGTGAATTCTTCGCTGCCCTGTTGGATAAGATCACCTCGCCGGCGACCCTGATCAATCCTTTCCGCGCCATTTCCCTGATCAACCACACGTCCCAGTCCTTCATGGTCAACGAAGATGATCACGTGTGGCACCTGGCGCGCGTGGCTTTGGCCATGTCGTCAGGTGTGGAAACCCAAACCATTCCCATTGGTGGGTTCATGGATACCGCGGTGGGCAACGTCGTCTTGTGGGATGAAGCCGGCGCGCAGGAGCTATTTAGCTCCTTGCAGTAA
- the pheA gene encoding prephenate dehydratase, with amino-acid sequence MTSTVAFLGPAGTFTEAALVAFENMGAVSDVTQLPVNSPSEAFQAVREGRADFACVAIENSVDGAVTTTFDAFTEGEALQVYQEVDLEVAFAIMVKKGISLDDVSTIATHPVAYQQVRGWLAENIPDVKFQPASSNGAAAELVARGEVDAAAAPERAAEIFDLDVVASSVADVQGATTRFVLVGAPGKPTPRTGTDRTSVVFTVPHEPGSLASILQEFAYRNLDMLRIESRPTRKKFGTYRFFVDLAGHIEDDPVAEALRALWLRTDDLRFIGSWPAAGQTGPQLDTTEFDNATAWVARVREGR; translated from the coding sequence ATGACTTCAACCGTAGCTTTCTTAGGGCCAGCAGGAACTTTTACCGAGGCAGCGTTGGTTGCTTTTGAAAACATGGGCGCTGTCAGTGATGTCACCCAGCTGCCCGTCAATTCCCCGTCCGAGGCTTTTCAGGCTGTTCGCGAAGGCCGCGCGGATTTTGCGTGCGTGGCCATTGAAAATTCCGTAGATGGCGCGGTGACCACTACTTTTGATGCGTTTACCGAGGGCGAGGCGCTGCAGGTCTACCAGGAAGTGGACTTGGAGGTAGCTTTTGCCATCATGGTCAAAAAGGGCATTTCGCTTGACGATGTCTCCACGATCGCCACCCACCCCGTTGCCTACCAGCAAGTCCGTGGCTGGTTGGCGGAGAATATTCCGGATGTAAAGTTCCAACCTGCGTCTTCTAATGGTGCAGCGGCGGAATTAGTAGCGCGCGGGGAAGTAGATGCTGCGGCTGCGCCAGAACGCGCGGCGGAGATTTTTGACCTGGATGTGGTGGCGTCGTCCGTAGCGGATGTGCAAGGTGCGACGACAAGGTTTGTACTCGTTGGCGCGCCGGGCAAGCCCACTCCGCGCACGGGCACGGATCGCACCTCCGTGGTCTTTACCGTCCCGCATGAACCTGGCTCTTTGGCGAGCATCTTGCAAGAATTCGCCTACCGCAACCTAGATATGTTGCGTATTGAATCCCGGCCGACGCGTAAGAAATTTGGAACCTATCGTTTCTTCGTGGACTTGGCTGGCCATATTGAAGATGACCCGGTGGCCGAAGCGCTGCGCGCGCTGTGGTTGCGCACTGATGACCTGCGTTTTATTGGTTCCTGGCCGGCGGCGGGCCAGACTGGTCCGCAGCTTGATACCACCGAATTTGATAACGCCACCGCCTGGGTAGCGCGGGTGCGTGAGGGTCGCTAG
- a CDS encoding glycerophosphodiester phosphodiesterase family protein — MKIVAHRGYSGKYPELSPLAFEKALELPIHGIECDVRMTRDGKVVVNHDATLDRTSNRNGKVSALDWAEIKLADIGSDKHPKQYPMLLDELLEMWEPSGQHIYIETKHPGAGGDILEEQVVLRLRYAGLADDPRIHIISFAHRAIRRMKSLAPDLDRIYLRRDWQRHLKKAELLLSEPTGLGMSLLRGKLQPDAIGAHGLPTYMWTIDKTEDMKWAWANGVDILATNQPEVALHAIQM; from the coding sequence TTGAAGATTGTTGCGCACAGGGGCTATTCGGGAAAGTATCCGGAGCTTAGTCCTTTGGCTTTTGAAAAGGCTCTGGAGCTGCCCATTCATGGCATCGAGTGCGATGTGCGTATGACGCGCGATGGCAAAGTCGTGGTCAATCATGACGCCACATTGGACCGCACATCCAACCGCAACGGCAAGGTTTCAGCGTTGGATTGGGCGGAGATTAAGCTCGCCGACATCGGCAGCGATAAGCACCCCAAGCAGTACCCAATGTTGTTGGATGAACTGTTGGAAATGTGGGAGCCCAGCGGGCAGCACATCTATATTGAAACCAAGCACCCGGGCGCAGGCGGTGACATCCTTGAGGAGCAGGTGGTTCTTCGCCTGCGTTATGCAGGGCTTGCCGATGACCCCCGGATTCACATCATCTCTTTTGCCCACCGGGCCATCCGCCGCATGAAATCACTGGCACCGGACCTAGATCGGATTTATCTGCGCCGTGATTGGCAGCGGCATCTCAAAAAGGCGGAATTATTGTTGTCCGAACCGACAGGGCTAGGGATGTCATTGTTGCGGGGGAAATTGCAACCTGATGCGATTGGCGCGCATGGCTTGCCGACGTACATGTGGACCATCGACAAAACCGAAGACATGAAATGGGCCTGGGCCAACGGTGTTGACATCCTGGCCACCAACCAACCCGAAGTCGCGCTCCACGCCATTCAAATGTGA
- a CDS encoding NRAMP family divalent metal transporter: MAGAMFLMATSAIGPGFLTQTSVFTVQMGASFAFAILLSILVDIAIQLNVWRVLCVSGMRANELGNTVLPGLGWFLAVLVFVGGMVFNIGNIAGTGLGLNAMLGIDARIGGVIAAAIAIFIFLSKRAGVALDRIVAVLGAIMILLMLYVAIVSQPPLGEALKNTVMPEQIDFFVITTLIGGTVGGYITFAGAHRLIDSGLSGPEHVKDITTTSVLGVVITGVMRVLLFLAVLGVVATGVTLSEDNTAADAFFHAAGEFGLRAFGVVLFAAGLSSVIGASYTSISFVTTQKVAPRTRNMLTVGFILICAVLFVILNSAPQKLLIFAGAFNGIILPIAFAMVMWVAFKWRDLMQGVKHPIWLLVAGSLALVLEIYIGVKSFSSIVDMWV, encoded by the coding sequence ATGGCGGGCGCCATGTTCCTCATGGCTACCTCCGCCATCGGCCCGGGCTTTTTGACCCAAACCTCCGTCTTTACCGTCCAGATGGGCGCGTCCTTTGCTTTCGCCATCCTGCTGAGCATCCTCGTCGACATCGCTATCCAGCTCAACGTGTGGCGCGTGCTGTGTGTCTCCGGCATGCGCGCCAACGAACTCGGCAATACCGTTCTGCCCGGGTTGGGCTGGTTCCTCGCCGTCTTAGTATTCGTGGGCGGCATGGTCTTTAACATCGGCAATATTGCAGGTACCGGCCTGGGCCTAAACGCGATGCTGGGCATTGATGCCCGCATCGGTGGCGTTATTGCCGCGGCCATCGCGATTTTCATTTTCTTATCCAAGCGCGCTGGTGTCGCCCTTGACCGCATTGTGGCGGTACTTGGTGCCATCATGATCTTGCTCATGCTGTACGTGGCCATTGTTTCCCAGCCACCGCTGGGCGAGGCCTTGAAGAACACCGTGATGCCAGAACAGATCGACTTCTTCGTCATCACCACGCTCATTGGCGGCACCGTGGGTGGCTATATCACCTTCGCTGGTGCACACCGCCTGATTGACTCCGGCCTGTCTGGGCCTGAGCACGTTAAAGACATCACGACCACCTCTGTGCTCGGTGTGGTCATTACCGGCGTCATGCGCGTCTTGCTCTTCTTAGCCGTTCTCGGTGTCGTGGCAACGGGTGTGACGCTGTCCGAAGATAACACCGCTGCCGATGCCTTCTTCCACGCCGCTGGCGAATTTGGTCTACGTGCATTTGGCGTCGTGCTTTTTGCCGCTGGTTTGTCCTCGGTCATCGGCGCGTCCTATACCTCGATTTCCTTTGTGACCACGCAGAAGGTCGCGCCGCGCACGCGCAACATGCTCACCGTGGGCTTCATCTTGATCTGTGCGGTGCTCTTTGTCATCTTGAACTCGGCACCTCAAAAGCTGCTGATTTTCGCTGGCGCCTTCAACGGCATCATCTTGCCTATCGCCTTCGCGATGGTGATGTGGGTGGCGTTTAAATGGCGCGACCTCATGCAGGGTGTTAAGCACCCCATCTGGCTGCTTGTTGCAGGTTCACTAGCATTGGTTCTAGAAATCTATATTGGCGTAAAGTCTTTCTCTTCGATCGTGGATATGTGGGTATAA
- a CDS encoding CPBP family intramembrane glutamic endopeptidase — protein MSVLNSSQRIRAEILIVLAITFGISGVRAILRLVDSLLDPAPLNEQSVTLNAPQSDLAWLDIALQLCSAGVLFAYGALALFLLAGSGIHLQRPRLKDLGAGAGLAALIGIPGLVLYLFAVHFGLSKEVIPTAFDNAWVEAPALLLWSGANAFGEEIVVVMWLMTRLKHLRWSLPATIAASSLLRGSYHLYQGVSAGFGNIVMGIVFCYFYHRTGRVWPLVIAHFLIDAVAFVGYSLLGDLSIFGL, from the coding sequence ATGAGCGTTTTGAATTCCTCGCAGCGCATCCGCGCAGAGATTCTCATTGTCTTGGCCATTACCTTTGGTATTTCCGGCGTGCGCGCTATTTTGCGCTTGGTGGATTCCCTGTTGGATCCTGCACCGTTGAATGAGCAATCCGTCACGCTCAACGCGCCGCAATCGGATTTGGCGTGGCTCGATATTGCCTTACAGCTGTGTTCTGCCGGAGTGCTCTTTGCCTATGGCGCGCTCGCTTTGTTTTTGCTCGCTGGTTCCGGCATTCACCTGCAACGGCCTCGGCTCAAAGACTTGGGTGCGGGTGCGGGCCTCGCGGCGCTGATCGGCATTCCCGGCCTTGTCCTATATCTCTTTGCCGTCCACTTTGGGTTGTCCAAGGAAGTCATTCCCACAGCTTTTGATAATGCCTGGGTCGAAGCCCCTGCCCTGCTGTTATGGTCCGGCGCGAATGCCTTTGGTGAGGAAATCGTAGTGGTGATGTGGCTGATGACCCGCCTCAAGCACCTTCGGTGGTCGCTACCTGCCACCATCGCTGCTTCTTCACTGCTGCGCGGTTCTTATCACCTGTACCAAGGAGTATCCGCCGGGTTTGGCAATATCGTGATGGGAATCGTCTTTTGCTACTTCTATCACCGCACGGGCCGGGTATGGCCGCTGGTAATTGCGCATTTTCTCATTGATGCCGTAGCTTTTGTCGGTTATTCCTTACTTGGAGATCTCTCCATCTTTGGCCTGTAA
- a CDS encoding DUF5926 family protein, whose product MAKKKKNKEDLPEGMSRRQAKLAARAAERAALEKDPRPYGGLAAETQLIAMQEFVPSATAKLTVKGFDRDVYVCTILPGASAAMVRDTEAGGAAFVALQVRTHTHNPGRDLAYALNWAKNAQPGETLESTAADGAQPDLKDLVDESAVLDIEDHADFAWWIPEGTQMTPEIAQTLNAANETVIESHQVGADIDGTLFWANSGGDKAHIRWVFPIDNETGVLNAIARVAARGEMNLGEGTKFAGVFRTHGLIAPVFDLQPDVAYDSYEAELARVEKALKAEIENDAQLSPDERKQLENLKSRQVTLR is encoded by the coding sequence ATGGCCAAGAAGAAAAAGAATAAAGAAGATCTACCTGAGGGTATGTCTCGTCGCCAAGCAAAACTTGCTGCGCGTGCGGCAGAGCGTGCGGCTTTGGAAAAGGATCCACGACCATATGGTGGGCTAGCTGCGGAAACCCAGCTGATTGCGATGCAGGAATTCGTTCCTTCCGCCACCGCGAAGCTCACGGTTAAAGGCTTTGACCGTGACGTTTACGTGTGCACGATTTTGCCGGGTGCTTCGGCAGCTATGGTGCGCGATACGGAAGCTGGCGGCGCAGCTTTTGTCGCCTTGCAGGTCCGCACCCACACTCACAACCCGGGCCGCGATTTGGCGTATGCGTTGAACTGGGCAAAGAATGCTCAACCAGGGGAGACCTTGGAATCAACTGCTGCTGATGGCGCGCAACCAGATTTGAAGGATCTGGTCGATGAGTCTGCGGTTTTGGACATCGAAGATCACGCCGACTTTGCGTGGTGGATTCCCGAAGGCACCCAGATGACTCCGGAGATCGCGCAGACCCTCAACGCCGCGAATGAGACTGTTATTGAGTCCCACCAGGTTGGTGCAGATATCGATGGCACGTTGTTTTGGGCTAACTCCGGCGGAGACAAGGCACATATCCGCTGGGTATTTCCCATCGACAATGAAACTGGCGTGCTAAACGCGATTGCGCGCGTTGCCGCCCGTGGTGAGATGAACCTCGGCGAAGGCACCAAGTTCGCTGGTGTTTTCCGCACCCACGGTTTGATCGCGCCGGTCTTTGACCTGCAGCCCGACGTTGCTTACGACTCTTACGAGGCGGAGCTCGCCCGCGTGGAAAAGGCTCTGAAGGCTGAAATTGAAAACGACGCTCAGCTGAGCCCTGATGAGCGCAAGCAGCTCGAAAACCTGAAATCACGCCAGGTCACCTTGCGTTAA
- a CDS encoding amidase: MDSRFSIEQLARDLAGLTPQEHGFTYVDLARTPTAHGRLSGWILSAKDLNDVAGMPTSKGAKHRAYNAETTDGFLQDLQDEGALIIGKSSTPELGLRVDTEPVDMPHPVNPLHPGATPGGSSGGAAVQVARGLLRAAQGSDGGGSLRVPAAACGVVGFKPSGTDLGVSGFITRSVADAAFLHDITPRSTPARIGVLKQPLFANTRVDPRHLRAVDEAAAHLSAAGYPVEAIEPYPIADVTFESFRHIFTSRLAGMAAGEGYFEWVRQQGLKVSEHMLIDAHRHAHGLPRLLADCWGVDAIVTPMLAYTPPPVGTFLALDHDDNFMEQTRWSPWGSLFNVAQLPAISVPWTVDSQAPVGVQVGSITLKDAELLHLASILHV; the protein is encoded by the coding sequence ATGGATTCAAGGTTTAGCATCGAGCAACTAGCGCGTGATTTAGCAGGGCTCACGCCGCAGGAACATGGCTTTACCTACGTGGATCTCGCACGCACCCCGACTGCCCACGGCCGGTTATCGGGGTGGATATTATCCGCCAAAGATCTCAATGACGTCGCCGGCATGCCCACCTCCAAAGGTGCCAAGCACCGCGCGTATAACGCGGAGACGACAGATGGTTTCCTTCAGGATTTACAAGATGAGGGTGCGCTGATTATCGGCAAGTCCTCCACGCCCGAGCTGGGTTTGCGCGTGGATACAGAGCCGGTTGATATGCCGCACCCGGTCAACCCGCTGCACCCCGGCGCGACTCCAGGTGGCTCTTCCGGTGGGGCCGCGGTGCAGGTGGCGCGTGGTTTGCTGCGTGCTGCCCAAGGTTCCGATGGCGGTGGTTCGCTGCGCGTGCCGGCGGCTGCGTGCGGCGTGGTGGGTTTCAAGCCTTCCGGTACGGACCTAGGCGTTTCGGGGTTTATCACGCGCAGCGTTGCTGATGCCGCCTTTTTGCATGACATCACCCCGCGCTCGACGCCGGCGCGCATTGGTGTGCTCAAGCAGCCACTTTTTGCCAATACCCGCGTGGATCCCCGGCATCTTCGCGCCGTCGATGAGGCAGCGGCGCACTTGTCTGCGGCGGGTTACCCGGTCGAAGCTATTGAGCCTTATCCCATCGCCGATGTGACGTTTGAATCCTTCCGGCATATTTTTACTTCCCGTCTGGCGGGTATGGCAGCCGGTGAGGGGTATTTCGAATGGGTACGCCAGCAGGGTTTAAAGGTCTCGGAGCACATGCTTATCGATGCCCATCGCCACGCCCATGGCCTTCCCCGCCTCCTCGCGGATTGCTGGGGTGTTGATGCCATCGTCACTCCAATGCTGGCTTATACCCCGCCACCGGTTGGTACCTTTTTGGCCTTGGACCACGACGACAACTTTATGGAACAAACCCGCTGGTCGCCGTGGGGTTCGCTGTTTAATGTCGCGCAGTTGCCTGCTATCTCTGTTCCGTGGACGGTCGACTCGCAGGCTCCCGTTGGAGTTCAAGTAGGCTCAATCACGTTAAAGGATGCTGAGCTTCTTCACCTCGCGTCAATACTTCACGTCTAA
- a CDS encoding HNH endonuclease signature motif containing protein, producing MDIFQAFVLLNSHGVSLLRAIAERSPYDVASSGIALSTAKQYATLADVLFGPADSPRLQRDSVALAEQRGLSVEHLLMVNKHAKKLKKRGAAWKLRAELIAHQGSFEEVDAYGAQRVKEEAGETPKEPGVRIGRAVNGMRTLTVTDTQRRITDFEKTLDATDTSDQPRSTALLEAFWKRVDGSGGVLRPEYRTVIAIGLDDFAKVSCGNGDEVIVGLSDGTTMTGAELINAALAGALGENLYAGLFHPTAGPVNLYETRFASLKQRIMATAENLVCPWPDCNVPADRCQVHHIDAHKNGGHTSPSNLTMLCRYHNGVNDDDPTKRRRGRIHRHRGKVRLITPGGKLLGNTHQLSTMGAMNLLN from the coding sequence ATGGACATATTCCAAGCATTCGTGCTTTTAAACAGCCACGGGGTGAGTCTCCTGCGAGCTATCGCTGAGCGCTCGCCGTACGATGTGGCCAGCTCCGGCATCGCGCTGTCGACGGCCAAGCAATACGCCACGCTTGCCGATGTCCTTTTCGGCCCCGCCGACTCCCCACGCCTCCAGCGCGACTCCGTCGCCCTCGCCGAACAGCGCGGGCTCAGCGTGGAGCATTTGTTGATGGTCAACAAACACGCTAAGAAACTCAAAAAGCGCGGTGCCGCGTGGAAACTCCGCGCAGAACTCATCGCGCATCAAGGCAGCTTCGAAGAAGTCGATGCCTATGGCGCACAACGCGTCAAAGAGGAAGCCGGCGAGACGCCAAAAGAACCCGGGGTTCGCATTGGCCGCGCGGTCAACGGCATGCGCACCCTCACGGTGACCGATACCCAGCGGCGCATCACCGATTTTGAAAAGACCCTCGACGCCACCGACACCTCTGACCAACCCCGCTCCACAGCACTGCTGGAAGCGTTCTGGAAACGAGTCGACGGCAGCGGCGGAGTACTACGCCCCGAATACCGCACCGTGATTGCCATCGGCCTGGATGATTTCGCGAAAGTATCGTGCGGCAACGGCGACGAAGTCATCGTAGGCTTATCGGATGGCACCACCATGACCGGAGCAGAACTTATCAATGCTGCGCTTGCCGGTGCACTGGGTGAGAACCTGTATGCCGGGCTGTTTCACCCAACGGCTGGCCCCGTCAACCTCTACGAGACCCGGTTTGCATCGTTGAAACAGCGGATTATGGCGACCGCGGAAAACCTTGTCTGCCCCTGGCCAGACTGCAACGTGCCTGCTGATAGGTGCCAGGTACACCACATCGACGCCCACAAAAACGGCGGGCACACCTCACCGTCGAATCTGACGATGTTGTGCCGCTATCACAACGGCGTCAACGACGACGACCCGACAAAACGAAGACGCGGACGAATACACCGACACCGCGGGAAAGTCCGCCTTATTACCCCAGGCGGAAAACTACTGGGCAACACACACCAACTCAGCACCATGGGAGCTATGAACCTGCTCAACTAA
- a CDS encoding histidine phosphatase family protein, whose translation MTGRIILLRHGQTFSNVEGFLDTRPPGAELTERGREQAADVGRELALLTGAANGQQGSLRGFVSSIALRAQQTAMLAARSLEESADLPSGAVDVEVRTGIHEIFTGDYEMSNSEDAHREYSTALRGWLDGDKEARCPGGESYVEVLDRYQPVVEDIAAGLGDDEDVVVVSHGAAIRVVATHASGIDADFAFTGYLQNCRFVVLEPRGQEFGQWTITRWADTEVDH comes from the coding sequence ATGACTGGACGAATTATCTTATTGCGCCACGGCCAAACTTTTTCCAATGTGGAAGGCTTTTTGGATACTCGTCCACCCGGCGCCGAGCTCACTGAGCGCGGCCGCGAGCAGGCGGCCGATGTTGGCCGTGAACTGGCGCTTTTAACCGGCGCGGCCAATGGCCAGCAGGGTAGCCTGCGTGGGTTTGTCAGCTCGATTGCCCTGCGCGCGCAACAAACCGCCATGTTGGCAGCGCGTTCGTTGGAAGAATCTGCGGATCTGCCCTCTGGCGCCGTCGATGTAGAGGTGCGCACCGGAATACATGAAATCTTTACCGGTGATTATGAGATGTCTAATTCCGAAGACGCGCACCGTGAATATTCCACCGCACTGCGCGGCTGGCTTGATGGTGATAAGGAAGCGCGCTGCCCAGGCGGCGAATCCTACGTCGAGGTCCTAGACCGCTACCAGCCGGTGGTAGAAGATATTGCCGCCGGCCTAGGCGATGATGAAGATGTCGTGGTGGTCTCCCACGGCGCGGCGATTCGCGTGGTCGCCACCCACGCCTCGGGTATCGACGCCGACTTTGCCTTTACCGGCTACCTGCAAAATTGCCGCTTTGTGGTGCTCGAGCCACGTGGCCAGGAATTTGGCCAGTGGACGATTACCCGTTGGGCAGATACTGAAGTAGACCACTAG
- a CDS encoding putative hydro-lyase produces MTAAEVRELARTQHMTTTSGYAAGYMQANLLAVSQEYAFDFLLFAQRNPKSCPIVGVLEAGEYSSELLPGGDIRTDIPSYRIFKDGELVDSVEDATEYWDDDMVGFLIGCSFTFETALVDNGIRLEHIEQGRNVAMYKTSIPCAPAGVFSGPMVVSMRPLPANQVADAVRITSRYPSVHGAPVHVGNPEEIGITDLSAPDFGEAVEIPEGYIPVFWACGVTPQAAVMDSRPRVAITHEPGKMLVTDARDNQYQVP; encoded by the coding sequence ATGACAGCCGCTGAAGTGCGCGAGCTTGCGCGCACTCAGCATATGACCACCACCTCGGGCTACGCGGCCGGATACATGCAGGCTAACCTCTTGGCGGTTTCGCAAGAATACGCCTTTGACTTCCTGCTTTTTGCCCAGCGCAATCCGAAGTCCTGCCCGATTGTGGGCGTGTTGGAAGCGGGCGAGTACAGCTCAGAGCTTCTACCAGGAGGCGATATCCGCACCGATATTCCCAGCTACCGGATTTTCAAAGACGGCGAGCTAGTGGACTCGGTGGAGGACGCCACCGAATATTGGGACGATGACATGGTCGGGTTTTTGATCGGCTGTTCCTTTACCTTTGAAACCGCCTTGGTGGATAACGGCATCCGGCTCGAGCACATCGAGCAAGGACGCAATGTGGCGATGTATAAGACTTCTATCCCATGCGCACCCGCCGGAGTATTTTCCGGGCCGATGGTGGTCTCCATGCGTCCGCTGCCCGCGAACCAAGTCGCGGATGCCGTGCGCATTACCTCTCGCTACCCCTCGGTGCATGGCGCGCCGGTGCACGTGGGTAACCCAGAGGAGATCGGCATTACTGACCTGTCCGCGCCGGATTTCGGCGAGGCAGTAGAGATTCCCGAAGGCTATATCCCTGTCTTTTGGGCCTGCGGTGTCACCCCGCAAGCAGCAGTGATGGATTCACGCCCTCGTGTGGCTATTACTCATGAGCCCGGGAAAATGCTGGTCACGGATGCACGGGATAACCAGTATCAGGTGCCTTAA
- a CDS encoding GntR family transcriptional regulator: protein MLSQSVAAALRDAISAGEFQPGQQLSEVKAAERFECSRNTLREAFTELASERLVERIPHRGVFIAVPDTEYVKDLYLARMALEHAGVLWGEFPAAERLVELTSSARRYADSGDPQAVSNINQRFHRALVASLGSATLDEQMQNLLARMRLTFLLVLPRLPEIHYDYIDSNVRLATLIAAGEREEAATVSRDSLLKAYNAIRFVL, encoded by the coding sequence ATGCTTTCTCAGTCCGTCGCAGCAGCGCTCCGTGATGCGATCTCCGCCGGAGAGTTCCAACCTGGCCAACAGCTCAGCGAAGTCAAAGCTGCGGAACGCTTCGAGTGCTCCCGAAATACCTTGCGGGAGGCGTTTACGGAACTGGCGTCGGAAAGACTCGTCGAGCGTATTCCGCACCGCGGAGTCTTTATCGCCGTTCCTGATACGGAGTATGTCAAAGACCTCTACCTCGCGCGCATGGCGCTGGAGCACGCCGGTGTGCTGTGGGGAGAATTCCCTGCGGCAGAACGCCTTGTAGAGTTGACCTCATCTGCGCGCCGCTATGCGGATAGTGGTGACCCGCAAGCGGTATCAAATATCAATCAGCGCTTTCACCGCGCGCTCGTTGCCTCGCTGGGTTCTGCAACCCTAGACGAGCAAATGCAAAACCTCCTGGCCCGCATGCGCCTGACCTTCTTGTTGGTTCTGCCCCGCCTGCCGGAGATCCACTATGACTACATTGATAGCAATGTCCGTCTGGCGACGTTAATCGCAGCCGGAGAGCGCGAAGAGGCTGCCACGGTCTCCCGCGACAGCCTCTTGAAAGCGTATAACGCCATTCGGTTCGTGCTCTAG